In one Pseudarthrobacter sp. NBSH8 genomic region, the following are encoded:
- a CDS encoding HNH endonuclease signature motif containing protein → MDSRAAVATAEALSVSFAELAAVLREASEGSAPCADPLRRRADVALKTLTAVACGEAKLAALKVHAAAVYAAAAEALAGPAESPQDHRGQEMAVVAEVACVLTVSERSASALLSEAHALTTALPLTFSALQAGQISWQHARIMVDETMNLNPAGAQALEAHFLDPHVVHPARGPAGELIPGRFRHKARTWRERHHPVSIEKRHLRGVQDRRVEYAPDRDGMAWLSAYLPADQAAGIWDRTTTAARALQSPHEDRTLSQLRADTVATWLLGANTTAGAGTGDEGRENSGDATGETSGIGDTGLVVSGGVPSPRAQVLITVPVLALLGLTDEPAMLDGYGPIPPSMARQLIADGAESFHRVLTDPRDGAPLEIGRTSYRLTKAQRQWLRLRDGKCPFPGCSNHSLDNEADHILAWAHGGTTGISNLGQPCHKHHRLRHTTAWTPTAATKNNPPGWISPAGRHYTSERQDWEPPNWPHQSLERLRHENFGERLRLQDLGPDPHSPPGDPSLPEDHQLDQPLTEDASPDRPLSPSSVNVSG, encoded by the coding sequence ATGGATAGCAGAGCAGCTGTGGCGACGGCGGAGGCCCTTTCGGTGTCCTTCGCTGAGCTTGCTGCAGTGCTCCGTGAAGCTTCCGAAGGCTCCGCTCCGTGTGCTGATCCGCTTCGCCGTAGAGCTGATGTTGCCCTGAAGACCTTGACTGCCGTCGCCTGCGGGGAGGCGAAACTGGCTGCCCTGAAGGTGCATGCGGCCGCCGTGTACGCCGCCGCTGCCGAGGCTCTGGCGGGCCCGGCTGAGTCGCCGCAGGACCACAGGGGCCAGGAGATGGCGGTGGTCGCGGAGGTCGCGTGTGTGCTGACGGTCAGCGAACGCTCCGCCAGTGCTCTGCTTTCTGAGGCGCACGCGCTGACCACGGCCCTGCCGTTGACGTTCTCGGCGTTGCAGGCCGGGCAGATTTCATGGCAGCACGCGAGGATCATGGTCGACGAAACCATGAACCTAAACCCCGCGGGCGCGCAGGCGTTGGAGGCACATTTTCTGGACCCCCACGTGGTGCATCCGGCACGTGGCCCGGCCGGTGAGCTCATCCCCGGCCGGTTCCGGCACAAGGCCCGCACCTGGCGGGAACGCCACCACCCGGTCAGCATCGAAAAACGCCACCTACGTGGGGTCCAGGACCGGCGGGTGGAGTACGCCCCGGACCGCGACGGCATGGCCTGGCTCTCCGCCTACCTCCCCGCAGACCAGGCTGCCGGGATCTGGGACCGTACCACCACCGCAGCCCGGGCCCTCCAAAGCCCCCATGAAGACCGCACCCTCAGCCAACTCCGCGCAGACACCGTCGCGACCTGGCTCCTCGGCGCCAACACCACCGCCGGCGCCGGAACCGGTGATGAGGGTCGGGAAAACAGCGGCGACGCGACCGGCGAAACGAGCGGTATCGGCGACACGGGCCTGGTCGTGAGCGGCGGTGTTCCATCCCCGCGGGCGCAGGTCCTCATCACGGTCCCGGTCCTCGCGCTGCTGGGCCTCACGGATGAACCGGCCATGCTCGACGGATACGGCCCCATCCCGCCGTCCATGGCCCGGCAACTGATCGCCGACGGCGCGGAGTCCTTCCACCGCGTCCTGACCGATCCCCGGGACGGTGCACCGCTGGAGATCGGGCGGACCAGCTACCGGCTCACAAAAGCCCAACGCCAATGGCTCAGACTTCGGGACGGGAAGTGCCCGTTTCCCGGCTGCAGCAACCACTCCCTCGACAACGAAGCCGACCACATCCTCGCCTGGGCCCACGGCGGCACCACCGGTATCTCAAATCTCGGCCAGCCCTGCCACAAACACCACAGACTCCGCCACACCACAGCCTGGACACCCACCGCGGCTACCAAAAATAACCCGCCCGGCTGGATCTCACCCGCCGGACGGCACTACACCAGCGAACGGCAGGACTGGGAGCCACCCAACTGGCCACACCAGAGCCTCGAACGCCTGCGACATGAAAATTTTGGCGAAAGGCTAAGACTTCAAGATCTTGGCCCGGATCCCCATAGCCCGCCCGGCGACCCATCCCTGCCCGAGGACCACCAGCTAGACCAGCCCCTGACAGAAGACGCGTCCCCGGATAGGCCGCTTTCGCCGTCCTCAGTGAACGTCAGCGGCTAG
- a CDS encoding GNAT family N-acetyltransferase, translating to MDGVWSEVGWDGLPSRPARARRRDYFAGRGEAVEWKTRAHDLPVDIESRLLAADLHQRLASDPENLVVFMAEASGEVVSAAWLEIYPGTDFAGLWGGSTLPAWRGRGIYKALVSARARVAAARGVKYLKVDASADSEPILRRLGFTAITKTTPFVSTPPVTGDSPGSLA from the coding sequence TTGGACGGGGTTTGGTCCGAAGTTGGCTGGGACGGGCTGCCCTCCCGGCCCGCCCGGGCCCGGCGGCGTGACTACTTTGCCGGCCGCGGGGAAGCCGTCGAGTGGAAGACACGGGCGCATGACCTCCCGGTTGATATTGAGTCCCGTCTTCTGGCCGCTGACCTGCATCAACGGCTGGCCTCGGACCCGGAAAACCTGGTGGTTTTCATGGCCGAGGCCTCGGGCGAAGTGGTGTCGGCCGCCTGGCTGGAGATCTATCCGGGCACAGACTTCGCCGGCCTATGGGGCGGCTCAACGTTGCCTGCATGGAGGGGGCGAGGAATCTACAAGGCCTTGGTGTCCGCCCGCGCTCGGGTGGCAGCCGCCCGTGGAGTGAAGTACCTGAAGGTGGACGCGTCCGCTGACAGCGAGCCGATCCTGCGAAGGTTGGGATTCACGGCAATCACCAAGACAACGCCGTTTGTGTCAACTCCTCCAGTGACGGGCGATAGCCCTGGCTCACTTGCGTAG